From Thermococcus celericrescens, a single genomic window includes:
- a CDS encoding cysteate racemase → MAGGVREKTIGILGGMGPLATADLFRRIVEKTPAKRDQDHPRIIIYNDPKIPDRTSFILGNGEDPRPALVEGARKLESWGADFIIMPCNTAHFFADTIQKAVTIPLVSMIEATAEEIENLGLRRVGLLATDGTIKGLVYHRALLGRGVGIAVPGKNDQELVMRGVYEGVKAGNIEMGRKLLLEAARRLERRVDGIIAGCTEVSVALRPEDLSVPLIDPLDVIAERAVRLALGLEEL, encoded by the coding sequence ATGGCTGGAGGAGTGAGAGAGAAAACCATCGGCATCCTCGGGGGCATGGGACCGCTTGCCACTGCCGACCTCTTCCGGCGGATAGTGGAGAAGACCCCAGCCAAGCGAGATCAGGATCATCCCAGGATAATCATCTACAACGACCCAAAGATCCCCGACAGGACCTCTTTCATCCTGGGAAACGGGGAAGACCCGAGACCTGCCCTGGTAGAGGGAGCGAGAAAGCTCGAGAGCTGGGGAGCGGACTTCATAATAATGCCCTGCAACACCGCACACTTCTTCGCCGACACCATCCAGAAGGCGGTAACGATTCCGCTCGTCAGCATGATCGAGGCGACGGCGGAGGAGATAGAAAATCTCGGCCTGCGCAGGGTCGGCCTCCTCGCAACCGACGGCACCATAAAGGGACTCGTTTACCACCGCGCCCTCCTCGGCAGGGGCGTCGGGATAGCCGTCCCCGGAAAGAACGACCAAGAACTCGTTATGAGGGGAGTCTACGAGGGTGTCAAGGCCGGGAACATTGAGATGGGAAGGAAGCTTCTCTTGGAGGCAGCCAGGAGGCTCGAACGCAGGGTTGATGGGATAATAGCCGGCTGCACAGAGGTCAGCGTTGCCCTGAGACCGGAGGATCTGAGCGTCCCCCTGATTGATCCGCTCGACGTGATAGCGGAGAGGGCCGTGAGGCTTGCCCTCGGCCTTGAGGAGCTCTAA
- the corA gene encoding magnesium/cobalt transporter CorA codes for MVEEAGEKPRITVIAYSRDKFLSRKAESIEEALPVSGYDVVWVNVDTVSLVPELRKALGIHETPMKTLRRASGRARVMVFQDYLFLLLHQAYEIDDGLKRERMGILLKGNLVITIQETLGDVFDPIREGIRKGEGLFREHGVDFLLFAILEAIVENYVPIIERISSQMEELEARILSRADEGVLHRIHGIRREILFMRRTIFPLLGAFRKLRLEGGDFFSEDTKPFIDELHDHVLEVLEILEGQRELANSLVELYYSTLSMKTNDIIRILTVVSTVFIPLTFITGLYGMNFRYMPELAWRYSYPAVLMVMLGITLGMLAYFRRKGWI; via the coding sequence ATGGTCGAGGAAGCCGGGGAAAAGCCCAGGATAACAGTCATCGCGTACTCACGGGACAAGTTCCTCAGCAGAAAGGCGGAAAGCATCGAGGAGGCCCTCCCCGTAAGCGGCTATGATGTTGTGTGGGTGAACGTGGATACAGTCTCCCTCGTGCCTGAACTGAGGAAGGCACTGGGAATCCACGAAACGCCGATGAAGACGTTGAGGCGGGCGAGCGGCAGGGCGAGGGTGATGGTGTTCCAGGACTACCTCTTTCTCCTTCTCCACCAGGCCTATGAGATAGACGACGGGCTGAAGAGGGAGAGGATGGGCATCCTCCTAAAGGGCAATCTCGTGATAACCATCCAGGAGACTCTTGGGGACGTTTTCGACCCGATACGGGAAGGCATCCGCAAGGGGGAGGGACTCTTCCGCGAACACGGTGTCGATTTTCTGCTCTTCGCAATTCTTGAGGCGATAGTTGAAAACTACGTGCCGATAATCGAGCGCATAAGTTCCCAGATGGAAGAGCTTGAGGCGAGGATACTTTCAAGGGCGGACGAAGGCGTCCTGCACAGGATACACGGAATAAGGCGGGAGATACTCTTCATGCGCCGCACGATATTCCCCCTCCTGGGGGCGTTCAGGAAGCTGAGGCTCGAGGGCGGAGATTTCTTCAGTGAGGATACCAAGCCCTTCATAGACGAACTCCACGACCACGTCCTCGAAGTTCTCGAAATCCTCGAGGGGCAGCGGGAACTCGCCAACAGCCTCGTCGAGCTCTACTACTCCACACTCTCCATGAAAACGAACGACATCATCAGAATCCTCACGGTAGTCTCGACTGTGTTCATCCCGCTGACCTTCATAACCGGCCTCTACGGCATGAACTTCCGCTACATGCCGGAGCTGGCCTGGCGCTACAGCTACCCGGCCGTTCTGATGGTCATGCTCGGAATCACCCTCGGCATGCTCGCCTACTTCAGAAGAAAAGGGTGGATTTAG
- a CDS encoding MBL fold metallo-hydrolase, translating into MRIYVLVEDYSGYESPFLAQHGVSFLIEKAGKGILFDTGQSAEPILHNMKLLGLDPSSHVDYIFLSHCHYDHTGGLLGILKAIGRRVPVIAHPSIFRRHFVMKPYLRDVGIPFRREEVEELADLYLAPKPLEIVEGIYSTGEVRNRENFERGHIGVYTLRDGQIMEDTIMDDMSLVAKTSEGLVIVSGCSHAGIVSIVKGAIRLTGERASARS; encoded by the coding sequence ATGCGAATATACGTCCTTGTCGAGGACTATTCTGGCTACGAAAGCCCCTTTCTGGCCCAGCACGGCGTAAGCTTCCTGATAGAGAAGGCCGGGAAGGGAATCCTCTTCGACACCGGCCAGAGCGCCGAGCCGATACTCCACAACATGAAGCTCCTCGGTCTCGATCCGAGTTCCCACGTCGATTACATCTTCCTGAGCCACTGCCACTACGACCACACGGGCGGGCTTTTGGGCATCCTAAAGGCCATCGGAAGGCGGGTTCCGGTTATAGCGCACCCGAGCATCTTCAGAAGGCACTTCGTTATGAAACCCTACCTTAGGGACGTTGGAATCCCCTTCAGGCGGGAGGAGGTTGAGGAGCTCGCTGACCTCTACCTTGCCCCAAAGCCCCTCGAAATAGTCGAGGGCATCTATTCCACGGGTGAGGTCCGCAACCGCGAGAACTTCGAGCGGGGGCATATAGGGGTCTATACGCTGAGGGACGGCCAGATAATGGAAGACACCATTATGGACGACATGAGCCTCGTGGCTAAAACGTCGGAGGGTCTGGTTATCGTGAGCGGCTGCAGCCACGCGGGAATAGTGAGCATAGTTAAAGGCGCGATACGGCTGACCGGCGAGAGGGCGTCCGCGCGGTCATAG
- the pgsA gene encoding archaetidylinositol phosphate synthase, with the protein MVLNNYRENVRGYLEAIVRPLARAGVTPNTITVLGLLISLAGAYFFYRGEQVIAALVLLFGSLIDALDGTLARLTGKTSRFGAFLDSTFDRISDGAVLFGIALGNLVDWRVAFIAFMGSYLVSYERCRAELAGSGRLAVGIAERAERLLIIIITALFGYVEYGLYAVAVLAWITVLQRLYAAYQRLKE; encoded by the coding sequence ATGGTGCTCAATAATTACCGCGAAAACGTCAGGGGTTACCTCGAAGCCATCGTCCGGCCCCTCGCGAGGGCAGGCGTTACGCCGAACACGATAACCGTTCTCGGTCTGCTGATAAGCCTCGCCGGCGCGTACTTCTTCTATCGAGGAGAGCAGGTCATAGCGGCCCTTGTTCTGCTCTTCGGCTCGCTTATAGATGCCCTCGACGGAACGCTCGCGAGGCTCACAGGGAAGACGAGCCGCTTTGGAGCCTTCCTCGACTCCACCTTCGACAGGATAAGCGACGGAGCGGTTCTCTTCGGAATAGCCCTCGGAAACCTCGTGGACTGGCGCGTTGCGTTCATAGCTTTCATGGGGAGCTACCTGGTGAGCTACGAGCGGTGCAGAGCCGAGCTGGCAGGCTCCGGAAGGCTGGCCGTTGGAATAGCCGAGAGGGCGGAGCGGCTATTGATAATAATCATCACCGCACTCTTTGGCTACGTTGAGTACGGCCTCTACGCGGTCGCTGTCTTGGCGTGGATAACCGTTCTCCAGAGGCTTTACGCGGCCTATCAGAGGCTCAAGGAGTGA
- a CDS encoding tRNA (cytidine(56)-2'-O)-methyltransferase, translating to MITVLRLGHRPERDKRITTHVALTARAFGADRIIIAAEVDEHVRDSVEDVVRRWGGPFEISFDPSWKRILRDWKENGGVIVHLTMYGIHIDDAMPQILEELKEGRDVLVVVGAEKVPREVYEMADYNVGVGNQPHSEVAALAVFLDRLLEGEGLRKEFQNAKLKIIPQERGKRIIELE from the coding sequence ATGATAACCGTCCTTCGCCTTGGACACAGACCCGAGAGGGACAAGAGGATAACGACCCACGTGGCCCTGACGGCGAGGGCCTTCGGGGCGGATAGAATCATCATCGCGGCCGAAGTGGATGAGCATGTAAGGGACAGCGTCGAGGACGTCGTGAGGCGCTGGGGAGGACCCTTTGAGATATCCTTCGACCCCAGCTGGAAGAGAATCCTGAGGGACTGGAAGGAGAATGGAGGGGTGATAGTCCACCTCACGATGTACGGAATCCATATCGACGACGCGATGCCCCAAATCTTGGAAGAACTGAAGGAAGGCAGGGACGTGCTCGTCGTCGTCGGCGCCGAGAAGGTGCCCAGGGAGGTCTACGAGATGGCAGACTACAACGTCGGCGTGGGAAACCAGCCGCACAGCGAGGTCGCCGCTCTGGCAGTCTTCCTGGACAGGCTCCTGGAAGGAGAAGGGCTGAGGAAGGAGTTCCAGAACGCCAAGCTGAAGATAATCCCCCAGGAGAGGGGAAAGAGGATCATCGAGCTTGAGTGA
- a CDS encoding transglutaminase-like domain-containing protein yields the protein MKMRKAILVPLLILIVVVSGCLFKPPAEVRFSVDRTVVTPDGTLHVIVFVNNTGKVGLTGATLVLGDDSFQILQEPKFPDVLPVGHSAQLVWILKAPAIPGYYNLKLSLELTDELKRTWTGFYGQFRVFVSRGAAPSDEIGLGISGPETLHGGETSTITVTIKNKLEAPIDLLDIRLDLLDGMKVMSADALPEGINENGKITLRYTVKAPYAYRKGYISAMLRYRIGGSEKSVIESVPLEVTWTPWNADSGTLRDAYELKYHWITDGYLVDGYWSERYNSTPSFNRAELRNLALRIIGNASSEPAAARAIYDWMMRTYSFGDTTSTLEPEKILLQDRLSYAEGQILITAMLRSIDIPARVITLYNGTDCTQRPVTEFYTADGWYVVDIEHGFIGSLEEYLASPYFPRLYQIITENGYRMVAQSPTELSGHEHVDVTGDFIANLEDRLISVVSGRLKPELRSKLMMLVNNLNENERLYALFILSSAPSDDELNRVVEKYSVGKMEQSIKAMYEFYRDMEWSDDFTRYWKIFAGDVG from the coding sequence ATGAAAATGAGAAAAGCCATCCTGGTTCCTCTCCTCATTCTCATAGTGGTGGTCTCGGGATGCCTCTTCAAGCCGCCGGCGGAGGTTAGGTTCTCGGTTGACAGAACGGTCGTCACGCCCGACGGAACGCTCCACGTCATCGTGTTCGTTAACAACACCGGGAAGGTGGGTCTGACAGGGGCGACGCTCGTCCTGGGCGACGACAGCTTCCAGATACTTCAGGAACCAAAGTTCCCCGACGTTCTGCCCGTGGGCCACTCCGCTCAGCTGGTCTGGATACTCAAGGCACCGGCGATACCTGGCTACTACAACCTCAAGCTCTCCCTTGAGCTGACCGATGAGCTTAAGCGAACCTGGACAGGCTTCTATGGTCAGTTCAGAGTGTTCGTTTCCAGGGGGGCAGCACCCTCGGACGAGATAGGGCTAGGGATAAGCGGACCCGAGACCCTCCATGGCGGTGAGACTTCCACGATAACGGTCACAATAAAGAACAAGCTGGAGGCTCCGATCGACCTGCTGGACATCCGGCTCGACCTCCTCGATGGAATGAAGGTGATGAGCGCAGACGCGCTTCCGGAGGGCATCAACGAGAACGGGAAGATAACCCTCAGGTACACCGTGAAGGCTCCGTATGCATACAGGAAAGGATACATCTCGGCGATGCTTCGGTACAGAATAGGCGGCTCCGAGAAGAGCGTCATCGAAAGCGTACCCCTGGAGGTGACTTGGACGCCCTGGAACGCGGACAGCGGGACGCTTAGGGACGCATATGAACTCAAATATCACTGGATAACCGATGGATACCTCGTTGACGGCTACTGGTCAGAGCGCTATAACTCAACGCCCTCCTTCAACAGGGCAGAGCTCAGGAATCTCGCCCTCAGAATAATCGGGAACGCCAGTTCCGAGCCAGCCGCTGCGAGGGCCATTTATGACTGGATGATGCGCACCTACTCCTTCGGGGACACGACCTCCACCCTTGAGCCGGAGAAGATACTCCTTCAGGACAGGCTGAGCTACGCGGAGGGCCAGATACTCATAACGGCAATGCTGCGCTCCATAGACATCCCAGCGAGGGTGATAACACTCTACAACGGAACGGACTGCACACAGAGACCCGTGACGGAGTTCTACACAGCGGACGGCTGGTACGTTGTGGACATCGAGCACGGCTTCATAGGTTCCCTCGAGGAGTACCTGGCCAGTCCGTACTTCCCAAGACTGTACCAGATAATAACCGAGAACGGCTACAGGATGGTGGCCCAGAGCCCGACGGAGCTCAGCGGTCATGAGCACGTTGACGTTACGGGGGACTTCATTGCGAACCTCGAGGACAGGCTCATAAGCGTTGTGAGCGGAAGGCTGAAGCCGGAGCTGCGCTCGAAGCTGATGATGCTGGTCAACAACCTCAACGAAAATGAGAGGCTTTACGCGCTCTTCATCCTCTCGTCTGCCCCCAGCGACGATGAATTGAACCGGGTAGTGGAGAAATACAGTGTTGGGAAGATGGAGCAAAGCATAAAAGCCATGTACGAGTTTTACAGGGACATGGAGTGGAGCGACGATTTCACGCGCTACTGGAAAATATTCGCGGGTGATGTGGGATGA
- a CDS encoding SAM hydrolase/SAM-dependent halogenase family protein, with amino-acid sequence MITLTTDFGLGGPYVGEMKVAMLRVNPNARLIDVTHSIRRHSVVEASFVMEQVVKYSPEGTVHVGVIDPGVGTSRRAVIIEGEQFLVVPDNGLATLPMKHIKPRRAYEIDFERIRRFTGWRISSTFHGRDVFGPAGALLEAGIEPGQIGTEIPLESLVRLNVEPRREGDDWLLTVLYIDDFGNVILNLENYGTLRAVELPDLGVRVSYLDTYGQVKPGELLALPGSHDYLEIAVNQGSAAERLGLKVGDEVRVKLIGGD; translated from the coding sequence ATGATAACCCTGACAACAGACTTCGGGCTTGGCGGCCCCTACGTGGGCGAGATGAAGGTTGCCATGCTCAGGGTCAATCCCAACGCGCGGCTCATTGACGTTACCCACTCGATAAGGAGGCACTCCGTAGTTGAGGCCTCCTTCGTCATGGAGCAGGTGGTGAAGTACTCCCCGGAAGGGACCGTTCACGTTGGCGTTATTGACCCCGGGGTCGGCACCTCCCGCAGGGCCGTTATCATCGAGGGGGAGCAGTTTCTCGTTGTTCCCGACAACGGACTCGCAACCCTTCCGATGAAACACATCAAACCCCGGAGAGCCTACGAGATAGATTTCGAGAGGATAAGGCGCTTCACGGGCTGGAGGATAAGCTCTACCTTCCACGGCAGGGATGTGTTCGGTCCCGCCGGGGCGCTCCTTGAGGCCGGCATTGAGCCCGGCCAGATAGGAACTGAAATCCCCCTGGAAAGCCTCGTCAGGCTCAACGTGGAGCCGCGGCGCGAAGGAGACGACTGGCTGCTCACGGTACTCTACATTGACGACTTTGGCAACGTGATCCTCAACCTCGAGAACTATGGGACGCTGAGGGCGGTAGAGCTTCCCGACTTGGGGGTCAGGGTTTCCTACCTCGACACCTACGGCCAGGTAAAGCCCGGCGAACTGCTTGCACTTCCCGGAAGTCACGACTACCTCGAGATAGCCGTCAATCAGGGGAGCGCGGCGGAAAGGCTCGGTCTGAAGGTCGGGGATGAGGTGAGGGTGAAGTTGATTGGAGGTGATTGA
- a CDS encoding nicotinamide-nucleotide adenylyltransferase, with the protein MVKRGLFVGRFQPVHNGHIKALEFVFSQVDEVILGIGSAQASHTLKNPFTTSERMEMLIRALNETHLADKRYYLIPLPDINFNAIWATYVVSMVPRFDVVFTGNSLVAQLFREKGYEVIVQPMFRKDILSATEIRKRMVEGQPWEELVPKSVAEFIREIKGCERIKMLATNLEKNEKELQAPIRIPEF; encoded by the coding sequence ATGGTCAAGCGCGGCCTCTTCGTCGGCCGGTTCCAGCCGGTTCACAACGGACATATAAAGGCGCTCGAATTCGTTTTTTCACAGGTTGATGAGGTGATACTGGGCATCGGAAGCGCCCAGGCGAGCCATACGCTGAAGAACCCCTTCACGACGAGCGAGAGGATGGAGATGCTCATCAGGGCGCTGAACGAGACGCACTTGGCGGACAAGCGCTACTACCTGATTCCCCTCCCTGACATCAACTTCAACGCCATATGGGCGACCTATGTAGTGAGCATGGTTCCGCGCTTTGACGTCGTCTTCACCGGGAACTCCCTCGTTGCCCAGCTATTCAGAGAGAAGGGCTACGAGGTCATCGTCCAGCCGATGTTCAGGAAGGACATCCTCTCGGCGACCGAGATACGGAAGCGCATGGTCGAGGGGCAGCCCTGGGAGGAGCTCGTGCCCAAGAGCGTGGCCGAGTTCATCAGGGAGATAAAGGGCTGCGAAAGGATAAAGATGCTCGCGACCAACCTTGAGAAGAACGAGAAGGAGCTGCAGGCGCCGATTAGGATTCCGGAGTTCTGA
- a CDS encoding nucleotidyltransferase domain-containing protein, whose translation MRDWKQALEKFMGEWRKRDFVEAALLTGSYAVGLETERSDVDVYIILSDDVDWRERGNVVVDGILIEYFVNPARQIRRYFEKELSQNSRSTARIVTIGKVLFDKTGITETLKMEAREYMETPFERPDETWVEVAKYSLWDALDSLKDAEERSDPSYAHIYHLALRRALEVYSKFLGLEVPPASKVYRLFSDETFRRAYLFPDFPDGRFVEPFLRALEEVKTENLEAIIAHVFDEMGGFDIDGWRLRTRVEV comes from the coding sequence ATGAGGGACTGGAAGCAGGCGCTTGAGAAGTTCATGGGTGAGTGGAGGAAAAGGGATTTCGTCGAGGCCGCCCTGCTGACGGGAAGCTACGCGGTTGGGCTGGAAACCGAGCGCTCCGATGTGGACGTCTACATAATCCTCTCCGACGACGTGGACTGGAGGGAAAGGGGAAACGTTGTTGTGGATGGGATTTTAATCGAATACTTCGTAAACCCCGCGAGGCAGATAAGGCGGTACTTTGAGAAGGAACTTTCTCAAAACAGCAGAAGCACGGCGAGGATTGTCACCATTGGGAAGGTTCTCTTCGACAAAACCGGGATAACTGAAACACTCAAAATGGAAGCCCGGGAGTACATGGAGACGCCGTTTGAAAGACCAGACGAGACCTGGGTCGAGGTGGCCAAGTATTCCCTCTGGGACGCCCTCGACAGCCTGAAGGACGCCGAGGAGAGGAGCGACCCCAGCTATGCCCACATTTACCACCTGGCACTCCGCAGGGCCCTTGAGGTCTACTCCAAGTTTTTGGGTTTGGAGGTTCCCCCTGCGAGCAAAGTTTACAGGCTCTTCAGCGACGAGACATTCAGAAGAGCCTACCTCTTCCCGGATTTCCCGGACGGGAGGTTCGTAGAACCTTTCCTTCGAGCCTTGGAGGAGGTTAAAACTGAAAATCTTGAAGCCATTATAGCTCACGTCTTCGATGAAATGGGCGGTTTTGACATCGATGGCTGGCGGCTGAGGACTAGGGTTGAGGTTTAG
- a CDS encoding MFS transporter: MRWSEIPKEAKAYMLYHTLIAPGLIVWILFPLYMMKVGYSVLEVGAFFTAVNIIAIPLTYLFGRLFNRWDIKKGLIAIDILDGIAYVLYGLAKGAMAPVALFAGRTVEKLSTVLYPLYRAYEQIIYPEDKYEEIFAWHLRLPEIARLITFPVLGYIFGYLYPGAENYRWAFLFFGLFSAVTVAYIGFFLPSVGREERITPEGFTFKVGEFKVLLAFEALLTLAWALAPELVLINYVVFVLHKTVFEVTLIACASSIASIIGTYASERVPKRRGFQVIGLGMFINAVYALVMALSPPFWLALAVYALGDFGNTLWFPFYRSWQFSLIPKERASEFHAAISSYNRLIGLVAPFIAGALASIHATLPYAAGLVLFLVTGALFMWLYKSRAAGAPASKPQP; encoded by the coding sequence ATGCGCTGGAGTGAGATTCCGAAGGAAGCTAAGGCATACATGCTCTACCACACGCTCATCGCTCCCGGCCTGATAGTCTGGATACTGTTCCCCCTCTACATGATGAAGGTCGGCTACTCCGTCCTTGAGGTCGGGGCGTTCTTCACGGCCGTCAACATCATCGCGATTCCCTTAACGTACCTCTTCGGCAGGCTGTTCAACCGCTGGGATATCAAGAAGGGCCTCATCGCGATAGACATCCTCGACGGTATCGCCTACGTCCTCTACGGCCTCGCCAAAGGTGCCATGGCTCCAGTTGCACTCTTCGCCGGAAGAACCGTGGAGAAGCTATCAACCGTGCTTTACCCCCTCTACCGCGCATACGAGCAGATAATCTATCCAGAGGACAAGTACGAGGAGATATTCGCCTGGCATCTCCGTTTGCCGGAGATAGCAAGACTGATAACCTTCCCGGTTCTCGGCTACATCTTCGGCTACCTCTACCCCGGCGCGGAGAACTACCGCTGGGCGTTCCTATTCTTCGGCCTCTTCTCCGCCGTTACGGTAGCCTACATCGGGTTCTTCCTTCCCTCAGTCGGCAGAGAGGAGAGGATAACGCCCGAGGGCTTCACGTTTAAGGTTGGGGAGTTCAAGGTTCTCCTGGCCTTCGAGGCCTTACTAACGCTCGCCTGGGCGCTCGCCCCGGAGCTGGTGCTCATCAACTATGTCGTCTTCGTGCTCCACAAAACGGTCTTCGAGGTAACGCTCATTGCCTGTGCGAGCAGCATAGCTTCCATAATCGGCACATACGCCAGTGAGAGGGTTCCCAAGAGAAGGGGCTTCCAGGTCATCGGCCTCGGAATGTTTATCAACGCGGTCTACGCGCTGGTCATGGCGCTCTCACCGCCGTTCTGGCTGGCGCTGGCGGTGTATGCCCTCGGCGACTTCGGAAACACCCTCTGGTTCCCCTTCTACCGCTCCTGGCAGTTCTCGCTGATTCCGAAGGAGCGGGCCAGTGAGTTCCACGCGGCGATATCGAGCTACAACAGGCTTATTGGTCTAGTTGCCCCCTTCATAGCTGGTGCTTTAGCGAGCATCCATGCAACGCTGCCGTACGCGGCGGGTCTGGTGCTGTTTTTGGTAACGGGAGCCCTGTTCATGTGGCTCTACAAATCCAGGGCGGCAGGGGCACCGGCGTCTAAACCTCAACCCTAG
- a CDS encoding GNAT family N-acetyltransferase — translation MRIETSRDNVKSCLEIAKELPEWFNEAGLRAMGWDLRVEKTFVAVEGEEVLGFVTVKPLNEKALEILWMAVRRELRGKGIGTKLLEFVDGWAKESGFKLLVVKTSGDLSYRPYDKTRRFYERRGFVRVALIDPYPEWGEPALIYVKCPRNV, via the coding sequence ATGAGGATAGAAACATCCAGAGACAACGTGAAAAGTTGCCTTGAAATTGCCAAGGAACTGCCAGAGTGGTTCAACGAGGCCGGTCTGAGGGCTATGGGGTGGGATTTGAGAGTGGAGAAGACCTTCGTTGCCGTTGAAGGGGAGGAGGTTCTCGGCTTTGTAACGGTCAAACCGCTCAACGAAAAAGCCCTTGAAATCCTCTGGATGGCCGTTAGGCGGGAGCTGAGGGGTAAGGGGATAGGTACGAAACTGCTCGAGTTCGTTGATGGGTGGGCGAAGGAGAGCGGCTTCAAACTCCTCGTGGTGAAAACCTCAGGTGATTTGTCTTACAGGCCCTACGATAAGACGAGGCGCTTCTACGAGCGGAGGGGCTTCGTGAGGGTAGCTCTGATAGACCCCTACCCCGAGTGGGGCGAGCCGGCGCTGATTTACGTTAAATGCCCGAGAAACGTTTAA
- a CDS encoding GNAT family N-acetyltransferase, whose protein sequence is MIRKAGIDDGSILGEIHAGEPPWENFEIYLKAIRDSGGDVFLYKDKGEIELLPFNGKAHVHVLWVQEGYRGKGIGSKLLAFAEEWAKRRGLKGLSVIPEDENAMRFYEKNGFEVKDWQVKIITDVKGCDVEVETYHDGPPKFPNISAVYTSGLFLWNLHKKASRFRFADFTILLVDEGSCVNAVVYGRRLNRRIVKVAECLAGKIRKRMFLQVWMKDWKILEEEGFKKIGKVEWMEKIFT, encoded by the coding sequence ATGATAAGAAAAGCAGGAATTGATGATGGGAGTATTTTAGGAGAAATACATGCTGGAGAGCCTCCATGGGAAAACTTTGAAATTTACCTGAAAGCCATTAGGGACTCTGGTGGAGATGTATTTCTCTACAAAGATAAGGGGGAGATTGAGCTTTTACCCTTCAATGGAAAGGCTCACGTCCATGTTCTTTGGGTTCAAGAGGGATATAGGGGCAAAGGTATCGGTTCAAAGCTCTTAGCGTTCGCCGAGGAATGGGCAAAGAGACGGGGCCTGAAAGGGCTAAGCGTCATTCCAGAGGACGAAAACGCCATGAGGTTCTACGAGAAAAATGGATTTGAAGTTAAAGACTGGCAAGTGAAGATTATAACGGATGTTAAAGGATGCGACGTAGAAGTAGAGACATATCATGATGGCCCACCAAAGTTTCCAAATATTTCAGCCGTTTACACTTCAGGTCTTTTCCTTTGGAACCTCCACAAAAAAGCTTCCCGATTCAGATTTGCGGACTTTACAATACTTCTTGTTGATGAGGGGAGCTGTGTAAATGCCGTTGTCTACGGAAGGAGACTCAACAGAAGAATTGTGAAAGTTGCTGAGTGCCTTGCTGGAAAAATCAGGAAAAGAATGTTCCTTCAGGTTTGGATGAAAGATTGGAAGATTTTAGAGGAAGAAGGGTTTAAGAAAATCGGTAAAGTTGAGTGGATGGAGAAGATTTTCACTTAA
- a CDS encoding GNAT family N-acetyltransferase, with product MEIVRLDEEHLPDFQELYIEFFRELRGKQGWRPDEEESYRKEAETYFKRGDVIFLAYEREPAGFIRLSSREGCFWIEELFVRQEFLGRSIGRALVERAEEEVKKHDDALYLYVLPQDKDAVAFWKRLGYGTINTIELVKDLNPSGRTAFHAVELLGERFRIFRWKGEKFTEEERRFMELLDEFYRKGGTKEEFLRMVNRALKEWLK from the coding sequence ATGGAGATAGTTCGCCTCGATGAGGAACACCTTCCGGATTTCCAGGAGCTCTACATCGAATTCTTCCGTGAGCTCAGAGGGAAGCAGGGCTGGAGGCCGGACGAGGAGGAAAGTTATAGGAAGGAAGCCGAGACCTACTTCAAAAGGGGCGACGTTATCTTTCTCGCCTACGAAAGAGAACCAGCGGGCTTCATACGGCTCTCCTCGCGCGAGGGCTGCTTCTGGATTGAAGAGCTCTTCGTCAGGCAGGAGTTTCTGGGCAGGAGCATCGGGAGGGCTCTCGTTGAGAGGGCTGAGGAAGAGGTGAAAAAGCACGACGACGCCCTCTACCTCTACGTTCTCCCCCAGGACAAGGACGCGGTAGCCTTCTGGAAGAGGCTTGGCTACGGCACGATAAACACCATCGAGCTCGTGAAGGACCTCAATCCCTCGGGGCGCACGGCCTTTCACGCCGTCGAGCTTCTTGGCGAGAGGTTCAGAATCTTCCGCTGGAAGGGCGAGAAGTTCACGGAGGAAGAGAGGCGTTTCATGGAGCTGTTAGATGAGTTCTACAGAAAGGGAGGGACTAAAGAAGAATTCTTAAGGATGGTGAACCGGGCATTAAAAGAGTGGCTTAAGTGA